In Bacteroidales bacterium, the following proteins share a genomic window:
- a CDS encoding TetR/AcrR family transcriptional regulator has translation MAKDQTKEKILSVAARIFGKYGFQKTTVDEIARTAHKAKGSVYYYFKSKEELFLAVVTQEINVLKSGLTRVIVDSQDATGMIRNYLMNRMILMKDATNYHESLKADFVDDFGFLTDCRADFTRFEIELMKAVLDRGLRENKFQIKDTQATAQVIILAMKAIEIPFYHQHKIAEYEQTIVELLDILIKGLEKP, from the coding sequence ATGGCGAAAGATCAGACTAAGGAAAAGATCCTGTCAGTTGCTGCCAGGATATTTGGAAAGTATGGATTCCAGAAGACCACGGTAGATGAAATTGCCCGCACGGCGCATAAAGCCAAAGGTTCTGTTTATTACTATTTCAAGAGCAAGGAAGAACTTTTCCTGGCCGTAGTCACGCAGGAGATCAATGTGCTTAAGTCGGGACTGACCCGGGTTATAGTGGATAGTCAGGATGCAACGGGTATGATCCGGAACTACCTGATGAACCGGATGATCCTGATGAAAGATGCAACGAACTACCATGAATCGCTGAAAGCTGATTTTGTAGATGATTTTGGGTTCCTTACCGATTGCCGGGCAGATTTTACCCGGTTCGAGATAGAACTAATGAAAGCGGTGCTCGACAGGGGCCTGCGGGAGAATAAATTCCAGATCAAGGACACCCAGGCCACCGCGCAGGTGATCATCCTGGCGATGAAAGCAATTGAGATACCTTTCTACCACCAGCATAAAATCGCCGAATACGAGCAAACCATCGTGGAACTGCTCGATATTCTCATAAAAGGATTGGAAAAACCATAA
- a CDS encoding efflux RND transporter permease subunit has protein sequence MIRLSKLIIHYRKAIIIITLLLTVVMAIFFRNLKIDPDVFNYLPKNDPKAMLFREVGDKYGGNYTGVIGLETDDIFNTATLEHIRQITDSLETIPGVGTVTSLTNIIDIKGSDWGIEIGNLVDKYDIPQTDEELAALKAYALSQDMYRGTLVSEDATFTAVMVKISEGIDKITVATAIQEKVESLNLPEKVYFGGMPFAFKSLADIILGDMDFLAPIAALVIIIVLFLSFRSWRGVVLPLLTVAISIIWTLGLMGLIHIRISIISDVIPVILLAVGSAYTIHVINRVRQTRAENPDRTLQEALAYIIIPVFLAATTTMAGFISFIFGSYLTMISTFGIFMALGVAFAMVLSLTFAPAVMALFPEKIKHGQPLKQNSKDLLDKLLQRIFNLVISHPWRVIISWCIVLCIAIAGIFMIQRKVDILDYFRKSDPTHIAEEIFREKFGGSMPVYLTVKGDVQDPEVLNTMRLAAEFMEHSESVVHTQSVADLIEEMNEVMGEGKVIPEKKNKVDQLWFLLEGQDIMEQLVTYEKDEGLVNATFNTGDVDRMQDFVDKLQGFIDEHPAWKGKVDFTGLPSLYLQIDRSLIFSQMQSLIYATLLVLLLVAIILRSLRRGLHAIIPILATLLVLFGFMGLVKIPLDIATVLVGSVSIGIGVDYAIHMITHFDHEIKAGADVSYSLGHAIRISGRAIVINVLSVALGFMVLMFSNLVPLQRFGLLVAVTMFTSGAAALTLLPATLFISGKFKVINKPQKHQDTKYHQTLSVKH, from the coding sequence ATGATCCGTCTTTCCAAGCTAATTATACACTACCGTAAAGCCATCATCATTATCACCCTTTTACTGACTGTTGTGATGGCAATATTCTTCAGGAATCTTAAAATCGACCCGGATGTATTCAATTATCTCCCGAAAAATGACCCGAAAGCCATGCTTTTCAGGGAGGTAGGCGATAAATACGGCGGGAATTATACCGGCGTCATCGGCCTGGAAACCGATGACATTTTTAACACGGCCACGCTGGAGCACATACGCCAGATAACCGACAGCCTTGAAACCATTCCTGGCGTCGGGACCGTAACGAGCCTGACCAATATCATCGACATTAAAGGAAGTGACTGGGGCATAGAGATCGGTAACCTGGTTGACAAGTATGATATTCCTCAAACAGATGAAGAACTGGCTGCTTTGAAAGCGTACGCTTTATCGCAGGATATGTACCGGGGCACGTTGGTTTCCGAAGATGCTACCTTCACGGCTGTCATGGTTAAAATTTCGGAAGGGATCGATAAGATCACCGTCGCCACGGCAATACAGGAGAAAGTCGAGTCCCTGAACCTGCCTGAAAAGGTTTATTTCGGCGGGATGCCGTTCGCATTTAAAAGCCTTGCCGACATTATCCTGGGCGACATGGACTTCCTGGCTCCTATCGCGGCACTCGTCATCATCATCGTGCTATTCCTGTCGTTCCGCTCCTGGCGCGGGGTGGTCCTGCCGCTGCTCACTGTCGCCATCAGTATCATATGGACCTTAGGCCTCATGGGATTGATTCATATCAGGATTTCTATCATCTCTGACGTCATACCGGTGATCCTGCTGGCCGTTGGCAGCGCTTACACTATCCATGTGATCAACCGCGTCAGGCAAACCAGGGCGGAGAACCCGGACCGGACGCTGCAAGAAGCCCTGGCGTATATCATCATCCCGGTATTCCTCGCCGCAACGACCACCATGGCCGGGTTCATCTCCTTCATCTTCGGTTCTTACCTGACCATGATCAGCACTTTTGGCATCTTTATGGCGCTGGGCGTGGCGTTCGCCATGGTACTGTCACTGACTTTCGCCCCGGCTGTAATGGCATTGTTCCCCGAAAAAATAAAACACGGGCAGCCTTTGAAGCAGAACAGCAAAGACCTGCTCGATAAGTTGCTTCAGAGGATTTTCAACCTGGTGATCAGCCATCCATGGCGTGTGATCATAAGCTGGTGCATTGTATTATGCATCGCCATTGCCGGCATATTCATGATTCAGCGCAAAGTGGATATCCTTGATTATTTCAGGAAATCCGATCCGACCCATATTGCCGAGGAGATCTTCCGGGAGAAATTCGGCGGGAGCATGCCTGTGTACCTGACTGTCAAAGGGGATGTCCAGGATCCCGAAGTGCTCAATACCATGCGCCTGGCGGCTGAGTTCATGGAACATTCTGAATCCGTGGTGCATACCCAGTCGGTGGCCGACCTGATCGAAGAGATGAACGAGGTGATGGGCGAGGGGAAGGTCATCCCGGAGAAAAAGAATAAGGTCGATCAGCTCTGGTTCCTGCTGGAAGGACAGGATATTATGGAGCAACTCGTGACGTATGAAAAGGATGAAGGACTCGTCAACGCGACGTTCAATACGGGTGATGTCGATAGGATGCAGGATTTTGTTGACAAGCTTCAGGGTTTTATCGATGAGCACCCGGCCTGGAAGGGGAAAGTAGATTTCACCGGATTGCCGTCGCTTTACCTGCAGATCGACCGGAGCCTGATCTTCAGCCAGATGCAGTCACTGATCTATGCCACGCTGCTCGTATTGCTGCTGGTCGCCATCATCTTGCGTTCATTACGGAGAGGCCTCCACGCCATCATCCCCATCCTGGCCACTTTGCTCGTTTTGTTTGGTTTTATGGGACTGGTAAAAATTCCCCTCGACATCGCGACGGTCCTGGTCGGAAGCGTTTCCATCGGGATAGGGGTGGATTATGCCATCCACATGATCACCCATTTTGATCACGAGATCAAAGCAGGCGCAGATGTTTCTTACTCGCTGGGACATGCCATCCGGATCAGCGGGCGGGCCATTGTTATCAATGTGCTGTCGGTGGCGCTCGGCTTCATGGTGCTCATGTTCTCGAACCTCGTCCCGCTGCAGCGCTTCGGCCTGCTCGTTGCGGTGACGATGTTCACCTCCGGCGCCGCGGCGCTCACGCTGTTGCCGGCAACATTGTTTATTTCCGGAAAATTCAAAGTAATAAATAAGCCACAAAAACACCAAGACACCAAATATCACCAAACCCTGTCAGTTAAACATTAA